From the Lathyrus oleraceus cultivar Zhongwan6 chromosome 4, CAAS_Psat_ZW6_1.0, whole genome shotgun sequence genome, one window contains:
- the LOC127135700 gene encoding hydroquinone glucosyltransferase — protein sequence MERKTHIAVVSVPIVSHQIAISNFIKKLFHLHPNKFHITLIIPVLESLSNASKSITLSLSSLNVDTVVLPPINLPQETVPTLKLPLAMSLAMPLILDALNSITSTTKTSKLVAIVADYFAYEVFSFAKKLNILSYTFFPSSATVLSLCFHSKVLDETISGEFRDFQEPIKIPGCVPIQGTDLPSSFQDRTSESYNHFLLRSKGINLCDGILVNSFVELESKAVEAMNEGSINGSHPPVYMVGPIMQKNSDDNQNESQCLSWLNEQKPNSVVFVSFGSGGTISQNQMNELALGLELSSQKFLWVVREPNDIATANYFAVSKPNSLEQKDPLCFLPKGFIERTQKQGFLVSNWAPQVEILSHKAIGGFVTQCGWFSTLECVVNGVPIIAWPLFAEQKMVATILANGIKIAIRPKIDNVSGVVEKGEIVNVLKRLMEGDEGIEILQRMRILQDAASAAIEVDGSSIATISQLVTKWTNVKV from the coding sequence ATGGAGAGAAAAACACACATTGCAGTAGTTTCAGTTCCCATTGTTAGCCATCAAATAGCAATTTCAAACTTCATCAAGAAACTCTTTCATCTTCATCCTAACAAGTTTCACATCACCTTAATCATTCCTGTACTAGAATCACTTTCCAATGCTTCCAAATCCATAACTCTTTCTCTTTCATCTCTCAACGTAGATACCGTTGTTCTTCCCCCAATCAACTTGCCTCAAGAAACTGTCCCTACACTCAAACTACCTCTTGCTATGTCTCTTGCTATGCCATTAATCCTTGATGCATTGAACTCAATAACTTCAacaacaaaaacatcaaaacTAGTTGCTATAGTAGCTGATTATTTTGCTTATGAAGTTTTCTCATTTGCCAAAAAACTCAACATTTTGTCTTACACTTTTTTTCCTTCATCAGCCACAGTGCTATCTCTTTGTTTTCATTCAAaagttctagatgaaacaatTTCCGGTGAATTCAGAGACTTCCAAGAACCGATCAAAATCCCCGGCTGTGTACCTATTCAAGGAACTGATCTTCCATCTTCATTTCAAGATAGGACTAGTGAATCTTACAACCATTTTCTTCTCCGATCGAAAGGGATAAATCTTTGCGACGGTATTTTAGTCAATAGCTTTGTAGAATTGGAATCAAAAGCAGTTGAAGCCATGAATGAAGGAAGCATTAATGGTTCTCACCCTCCTGTTTACATGGTTGGGCCAATCATGCAAAAAAATAGTGACGATAATCAAAATGAGTCACAATGTTTATCATGGTTAAATGAACAAAAACCAAATTCTGTGGTTTTTGTTTCATTTGGTAGTGGAGGAACAATTTCTCAAAACCAAATGAATGAGTTAGCATTAGGGTTGGAATTGAGTTCTCAAAAGTTTCTATGGGTTGTGAGAGAACCAAATGATATAGCAACTGCTAATTATTTTGCTGTTTCTAAACCTAATTCCTTAGAGCAAAAAGATCCTTTGTGTTTTTTACCAAAAGGGTTTATAGAAAGAACACAAAAGCAAGGTTTTTTGGTTTCAAATTGGGCACCACAAGTTGAGATTCTTAGTCACAAAGCAATTGGTGGATTTGTTACACAATGTGGTTGGTTTTCAACACTTGAGTGTGTTGTGAATGGGGTGCCAATAATTGCTTGGCCACTCTTTGCTGAGCAGAAAATGGTTGCAACCATTCTAGCTAATGGGATTAAAATTGCTATAAGGCCAAAGATTGATAATGTGAGTGGTGTTGTGGAAAAAGGTGAAATTGTGAATGTGTTGAAGAGGTTAATGGAAGGAGATGAAGGGATTGAGATTCTTCAAAGGATGAGAATCCTACAAGATGCTGCTTCTGCTGCAATAGAAGTTGATGGATCTTCCATAGCCACCATTTCTCAATTGGTCACAAAATGGACCAATGTGAAAGTCTAA